A genomic stretch from Aedes albopictus strain Foshan chromosome 2, AalbF5, whole genome shotgun sequence includes:
- the LOC115255409 gene encoding serine-rich adhesin for platelets, translated as MLDEERSTCQSLKQQLLENTEREAELQELHRCEISKVEACLSEQQRSAADRITALEAEQLRKELEADDKLRNTTELYESRLAEREAELKQSQAREQDLLQRINALTCTENELREKVHSSELEFSERLQAAALRERDLSEQLKQLNRQMEEMRRAAEARERELEEKISLTQDECTVLRHSRSSLEPTLPNEEHELSQRSSLGGSFGAEHSSFAAAAPLQTNRSSGNLSQAQVLQDEVNSLRCVLDLKQREISDLRKLTQEYERDAKELPGALVKISALESRIEDLQVQLKTKTEEEKDLQQKLKLLQDNLKQETKTKTRLSQHNEELQWKLKQNSEKFSHVYAELSKSYHDTSSFMNATRISLDPPTAAAATTTTNHSRSSAGSDRVFEMDDLSPPTSPVIKGVVEKSDSVSWVLEMDDEPPEISASRMVRRAGSFRSSYANGGQGQDGKRQRCFNSSLNGIQQSSSVGSILKQQDAASPAKVGTPGTPRLRSKSVSIKAATEPPKKIVRSNSGASSSAVSKPIRMASDMPLSWKDPPLYSSSPYAHKRFLNERMENGGSKSFRDGKDLFLEETEFLGELGGESPFSRSRAGSFGEGPAEGAAEHPMEFFHRDKTPNFKKSKENRGLITCDTTALSEFGTCDTPAHKKRREFARKSLSGKNNSLPKEAAGEALVSGSNSDDEASSASSCLSDDLSSGGSSTSSGSSSSSTTGGASSPTRSSSSASSGEAREALVQGHGQIRGSADPLLRKIVASLNGGTISGGEGNDTPMEVSWSEDGDPTESIV; from the exons ATGCTCGATGAGGAGCGCAGCACGTGCCAGTCGCTCAAGCAGCAGCTGCTGGAGAACACCGAACGGGAGGCAGAACTTCAGGAACTGCACCGATGTGAAATTAGTAAAG TGGAAGCCTGTCTCAGCGAGCAGCAACGCTCGGCTGCCGATCGGATCACCGCCCTCGAAGCGGAACAGCTCCGGAAGGAGCTCGAAGCGGACGATAAACTACGAAACACCACAGAATTGTACGAGTCCCGTCTGGCCGAACGGGAAGCGGAACTCAAGCAGTCGCAAGCCCGGGAGCAGGACCTGCTCCAGCGAATAAACGCCCTGACCTGTACCGAGAATGAGCTCCGCGAGAAGGTGCACTCCAGCGAGCTGGAGTTTAGCGAGCGGCTTCAGGCGGCAGCTCTGCGCGAACGTGACCTTTCCGAACAGCTCAAGCAGCTCAACCGGCAGATGGAGGAAATGCGCCGGGCAGCGGAGGCCCGCGAACGGGAGCTGGAGGAGAAGATCAGTCTCACACAGGACGAGTGTACCGTGCTGAGGCACAGTCGAAGCTCGCTGGAACCAACGCTACCGAACGAGGAGCACGAGCTGTCCCAGCGCTCGTCCCTGGGTGGATCGTTCGGAGCAGAGCACTCTTCGTTCGCGGCGGCAGCTCCGCTGCAGACGAACCGTTCGTCGGGCAATCTGAGCCAGGCGCAGGTCCTGCAGGATGAAGTGAACAGTTTGCGGTGCGTGCTGGATTTGAAGCAGAGGGAAATTTCCGACCTGCGGAAGTTGACGCAGGAATACGAGCGGGATGCCAAGGAGCTGCCCGGGGCACTGGTGAAGATTTCCGCCCTGGAGTCCAGGATTGAGGATCTGCAGGTGCAGCTCAAAACCAAAACCGAGGAGGAGAA GGACCTCCAGCAGAAGCTGAAACTGCTCCAGGACAACCTGAAGCAGGAAACCAAAACCAAGACCCGCCTGTCCCAGCACAACGAGGAACTGCAGTGGAAGCTGAAGCAGAACTCGGAAAAGTTCTCACACGTGTACGCCGAGCTGTCCAAGAGCTACCACGACACCAGCAGTTTCATGAACGCCACTCGGATTAGTTTGGACCCGCCAACGGCGGCGGCAGCGACGACAACCACAAACCACAGCCGATCCAGCGCCGGGTCCGATCGGGTCTTCGAGATGGACGATTTGTCGCCACCGACCTCACCGGTCATCAAGGGGGTTGTGGAAAAAAGCGATTCGGTTTCCTGGGTGCTCGAGATGGATGACGAACCGCCGGAGATTTCCGCCTCGCGAATGGTGCGAAGGGCTGGGTCCTTTCGGTCTTCGTATGCAAACGGCGGTCAAGGTCAGGACGGGAAACGACAACGATGCTTCAACAGTTCACTGAACGGAATTCAGCAGTCCAGTTCGGTGGGATCGATCTTGAAGCAGCAGGATGCGGCGTCACCAGCGAAGGTCGGAACTCCGGGGACCCCGCGGTTGAGGTCCAAATCGGTCAGCATCAAGGCTGCAACGGAACCACCAAAGAAGATTGTGCGATCGAACTCGGGAGCTTCGTCGTCGGCCGTTTCCAAGCCCATTAGGATGGCGTCCGATATGCCACTCTCCTGGAAGGATCCTCCGCTTTACAGCAGCTCGCCGTACGCCCACAAGAGGTTTCTGAATGAGCGAATGGAGAACGGCGGAAGCAAGTCCTTTCGAGACGGGAAGGATTTATTTCTAGAGGAAacggaatttctaggggaactGGGTGGGGAAAGTCCTTTTAGTAGGAGCCGGGCGGGATCGTTTGGGGAGGGTCCTGCGGAGGGAGCGGCGGAACATCCGATGGAGTTTTTTCATCGGGACAAAACCCCCAACTTTAAGAAGAGCAAAGAGAACCGGGGTTTGATAACATGTGATACGACGGCGCTGTCCGAGTTCGGGACCTGTGACACTCCGGCGCACAAGAAGCGGCGAGAGTTTGCCCGGAAGAGTCTGAGCGGTAAGAACAATTCGTTACCAAAGGAAGCGGCCGGAGAGGCCCTGGTATCCGGTTCCAATTCGGACGATGAAGCATCGTCGGCCTCTTCTTGCCTGTCCGATGACCTCTCGTCCGGAGGGAGCAGCACCAGCAGCGGTAGTAGTTCCTCTAGCACCACCGGAGGAGCGTCATCACCAacccggtcgtcgtcgtcggcatcCTCGGGGGAGGCAAGGGAAGCTCTAGTGCAGGGACACGGACAAATTCGGGGGTCGGCAGATCCTCTGCTGCGGAAAATTGTAGCTAGTCTGAACGGCGGAACCATTTCCGGCGGAGAGGGCAACGATACGCCCATGGAAGTCAGCTGGTCCGAGGATGGGGATCCGACCGAGTCGATCGTATGA